A region of the Planctomycetia bacterium genome:
GTCGGACCATCTTCCCCGTCGGTCCCGCCCGAGAGGAGCACGATGCCGGAATCGACCTCGGCAGCCACGAGCCGATCGAGCGCGGCGAGCGCCAATTGCTGATTCCGGCCCCCTTTGCCCCGGAGCCTTTCATCGACGAGGCGAACCGTCGGTTCGCCGCCGGTAATCAAACAGTCGGACCCTGCGCCGCGTCGCATGCCGATCGCCATCTCGGCTAAGTGGCGTCCCACGTCTTCGGCGGCTCCCTCGGACGTCGTCGCCGAGATCATGGCATGCGAGTAGCCGAGCCGTTCCGCTTCGACTCCGGCAGCATCGACGGCCACGGCGTTGTTGCCGATGACGATGTTCGACACTTCACACGCGCAGGCGAGCTTCGCTTGGTTTCCCTGTTCATCTGCTTGCTTCTTACGCAAAGCAGCGAAGATCGGCCTCAGGTTCTCTTGCCGCTCGGCCTCGAACTTCGCGAGCACGGCCAGCGCGTCGGCCGTGGTGGTCGTGCTTTCGACCGTCGGTCCGGAAGCGATCACGTCGAGCGGATCGCCGAGGACGTCGCTGATGACGAGCGTCACCAAGCGCCGAGCGCGGCAAGCCCGGGCGAGGCCTCCTCCTTTGACCAAGCTCAACGCTTTGCGAACCGTATTCAACGCTCCGATGTCGGCCCCGGCGCCGCTCAAGAATCGGGTCACGGCTTGCTTGTCGGCCAGCGAGACGCCGTCGATCGGCGCGGGCATCAGCGCGCTGCCTCCTCCGGAGATGAGCACCAACACCAAGTCGTCGGGAGCGGCACCGGCGACGAGTTTGAGAATCTCTTTCGTCCCGGCGATTCCTTCTGCCGTCGGTTCGTTCTTTCCGGCCGGACGGGCACCATGCAGCCGAATGAACTTCAGCCGGCCGACGCAATCGGACGGCACGTTGACCCAGCCGATGAGTTCCTTTTCGCGAGCCGGCGAGGCCCCCAGCGCGTCTTCCACGCCGGCCGCCATCCCCGCTCCGGCCTTGCCGCAACCGACGACGATGATCCGCCGCACGGCCGCGAGGTCGAAGAGCTCGTCGCCGATCAGCAGCGATCCCGCTTCGCAGCGGATCGA
Encoded here:
- a CDS encoding DUF4147 domain-containing protein encodes the protein MWQAGVAAVDSRRLVRESIRCEAGSLLIGDELFDLAAVRRIIVVGCGKAGAGMAAGVEDALGASPAREKELIGWVNVPSDCVGRLKFIRLHGARPAGKNEPTAEGIAGTKEILKLVAGAAPDDLVLVLISGGGSALMPAPIDGVSLADKQAVTRFLSGAGADIGALNTVRKALSLVKGGGLARACRARRLVTLVISDVLGDPLDVIASGPTVESTTTTADALAVLAKFEAERQENLRPIFAALRKKQADEQGNQAKLACACEVSNIVIGNNAVAVDAAGVEAERLGYSHAMISATTSEGAAEDVGRHLAEMAIGMRRGAGSDCLITGGEPTVRLVDERLRGKGGRNQQLALAALDRLVAAEVDSGIVLLSGGTDGEDGPTDAAGAIVDEELLAMYADRRAEIGDYLMRNDAYHFFLPHADLLKTGPTHTNVCDLRIVVVDKEE